Proteins encoded by one window of Streptomyces sp. NBC_01571:
- a CDS encoding Trm112 family protein produces MPLEAGLLEILACPACHAPLKEQESELVCTGQDCGLAYPVRDGIPVLLVDEARRPA; encoded by the coding sequence ATGCCGCTCGAAGCCGGCCTCCTGGAGATCCTCGCCTGCCCGGCCTGCCACGCCCCGCTCAAGGAGCAGGAGAGCGAGCTGGTCTGCACGGGACAGGACTGCGGCCTCGCCTACCCCGTCCGGGACGGCATCCCCGTACTGCTCGTCGACGAGGCCCGCCGCCCCGCGTAA